From a single Streptomyces sp. NBC_01264 genomic region:
- a CDS encoding response regulator transcription factor: MTIRVVVADDQELVRSGFAMILDAQEDIEVVAEVGDGAAAVAAVRSLAPDVALLDVRMPVLDGIEACREISGTSACRTVMLTTFDSDEYVYEALHAGASGFLLKDVRRDDLVHAVRVVAAGDSLLAPSVARRLIAQYTAATARPTAGETAGEALSAQRLEVLTARERETLLHLGRGLSNAELAAELMVSEHTVKSHVGNVLSKLGLRDRIQAVICAYETGLIAAGSPVSPSGE; encoded by the coding sequence GTGACGATCCGTGTGGTGGTGGCCGACGACCAGGAGCTGGTGCGCAGCGGCTTCGCGATGATCCTGGACGCCCAGGAGGACATCGAGGTGGTGGCGGAGGTCGGCGACGGGGCGGCGGCGGTCGCGGCGGTACGGTCCCTCGCGCCCGACGTGGCGCTGCTGGACGTCCGGATGCCGGTGCTGGACGGGATCGAGGCGTGCCGGGAGATCTCGGGGACGAGTGCCTGCCGGACGGTGATGCTGACGACCTTCGACTCGGACGAGTACGTGTACGAGGCCCTGCACGCGGGGGCCAGCGGGTTCCTGCTCAAGGACGTGCGGCGGGACGATCTGGTGCACGCCGTACGGGTGGTGGCGGCGGGCGATTCCCTGCTGGCGCCTTCGGTGGCCCGGCGGCTGATCGCGCAGTACACGGCGGCGACCGCCCGGCCGACGGCCGGGGAGACGGCCGGGGAGGCGCTGTCCGCGCAGCGGCTGGAGGTGCTGACGGCACGTGAGCGGGAGACGTTGCTGCACCTGGGCCGGGGTCTGTCGAACGCGGAGCTCGCGGCGGAGCTGATGGTGAGCGAACACACGGTCAAATCACATGTGGGCAACGTGCTGTCGAAGCTGGGGCTGCGGGACCGGATCCAGGCGGTGATCTGCGCGTACGAGACGGGTCTGATCGCGGCTGGCTCTCCGGTATCTCCCTCTGGGGAGTGA
- a CDS encoding serine hydrolase domain-containing protein, with the protein MNRATRTLIATALVLGIAAGPAAAAQAGPARASATAAPAAQGPVPQVPTPPNATALEQAIAGLGVGHEDATAALVRVGGTSGSWQGGSGVADIRTGRPAIEQGRFRAGSVTKAFTSAVVLQLAAEGRLDLDGPVGRYLPDSVPGAYGTVTVRQLLNHTSGIPAADGPGDSFEAQWEHRFDVTDPHDQIAGAVAKNPEFVPGTAQHYLNINYTVLGVLIEKVTGTTYEKAVAARVLKPLGLRDTSFPGRLQTRIPGRHNHGYQAVAREDGSTGLRDVTEWNSSDRWAAGDIISTTADLERFTVALFSGRIVPAAQLEEMFTVPGVKDFVTGKSATMTAGLARIVLPDGTVAWGKTGGRHGYNTAIGGTRDLSRTLVYSVNSTDAKGQDMNPVALGIVMAAFAQ; encoded by the coding sequence ATGAACCGAGCGACCCGCACGCTGATCGCCACCGCCCTGGTCCTGGGCATCGCGGCCGGACCGGCCGCCGCCGCCCAGGCCGGGCCGGCGCGGGCTTCGGCCACCGCGGCCCCGGCCGCGCAGGGCCCCGTACCGCAGGTCCCGACCCCGCCGAACGCCACGGCGCTGGAGCAGGCGATCGCGGGGCTCGGGGTGGGACACGAGGACGCCACGGCCGCACTGGTACGGGTGGGTGGCACGAGCGGGAGTTGGCAGGGCGGTTCGGGTGTCGCGGACATCCGCACCGGGCGCCCGGCGATCGAGCAGGGCCGCTTCCGGGCCGGGTCGGTGACCAAGGCCTTCACGTCGGCGGTGGTGCTCCAGCTCGCCGCCGAGGGCAGGCTGGACCTCGACGGGCCGGTCGGCCGGTACCTGCCCGATTCCGTCCCCGGGGCGTACGGCACGGTCACCGTCCGGCAGCTCCTCAACCACACCAGCGGGATCCCGGCGGCCGACGGCCCGGGCGACTCCTTCGAGGCCCAGTGGGAGCACCGCTTCGACGTGACCGATCCGCACGACCAGATCGCCGGCGCGGTGGCCAAGAACCCCGAGTTCGTCCCGGGCACGGCCCAGCACTACCTGAACATCAACTACACGGTGCTGGGCGTGCTGATCGAGAAGGTGACGGGCACGACGTACGAGAAGGCGGTCGCGGCGCGGGTGCTGAAGCCGCTGGGGCTCCGGGACACCTCGTTCCCGGGCCGTCTCCAGACCCGCATACCGGGTCGCCACAACCACGGGTACCAGGCGGTGGCGCGGGAGGACGGTTCCACCGGGCTGCGGGACGTGACGGAGTGGAACTCCTCGGACCGGTGGGCGGCGGGAGACATCATCTCCACCACGGCCGATCTGGAGCGGTTCACCGTCGCCCTGTTCAGTGGACGCATCGTCCCGGCGGCGCAGTTGGAGGAGATGTTCACGGTCCCCGGGGTGAAGGACTTCGTCACGGGCAAGTCCGCCACGATGACGGCCGGGTTGGCGCGGATCGTGCTGCCCGACGGCACGGTCGCCTGGGGCAAGACGGGCGGCCGGCACGGCTACAACACGGCGATAGGCGGGACCCGCGACCTGTCCCGCACCCTCGTGTACTCAGTCAACTCGACCGATGCCAAGGGCCAGGACATGAACCCGGTGGCCCTCGGCATCGTCATGGCGGCCTTCGCCCAGTAG